The sequence TCACGGGATTGTCCTGTCCCTTTTTCGTTGCCCGGTAATGGATTCCGCTTCCCCAGCCCTGTACCTTTTCTAAATATCCATTGTCAACGAAAAAGCGGTCATAGGCTCTCACAGCATCCTCCACAGTACGGACATCTGAAAGCACTGTCTGCAATTCCCGGACTGTTTTTATATATTCCTTTTGTCTCGCGGTCCGTTTTTCCGGGGTGTCATCCGTGCGGTAATACTGAGGGGAAGCGTTTAAGCCGTCTCTTGCTTTTTTAATAAAATAGACCACGCCAAGAGGAATCCCTTCCTCCAGCATGGCTGCATAGTCCGGCTTTTTCCAAACATTATCCTTTTTCACAAATTTTTCGGCTTCGCGCTCATTCATGGCTTCCAGATCATCTGCATACAGCCCGCGGTCTTTCCACAGGTCTTTTTTCGCACCGCCGATCTTTTCGCCGAAATCTTCATGCACTCCTGCCAATCTTCATCACCTCCAGTCAGTGTAAAATTCTTATCGCTCCGGGGCAGGGCGGCGTTCTTCGTTTTTGTGAAGTTGTGGGAGGTTTCCTGTGAGCCGGTCAGTTTCCCTGCGGATCAGTTTGTCCAGAGCGCCTAAATCCTCCGGTGCAATGGCAAACTCCCGGTAATTTTCATACCACAGGCCCGTAGAGATTGCCGCGATGGGCGCAATTTTCTCCGAACCGGATGGAAGAAGGCGATACACAGGGGCTTCGTCATAAAGAAGCATCTGCTTTGCCGTTCCCTGTGGTATGCGGTACTTATCCATATCCGGGTTCTGGGCTGCCTCCATATATTGCATATTCAGGCGTTCTTCTAAATCCTGGGGCATATAACGAAATGCCTGATCCATCCACTGTCTGAACATCGTGGAATAGTGGTACTGCCATTCCGTAACTTGATTCGGGGCATAAGAAAATCCCCAACTTTTCAGAGCATCTTTTTCGTAAAGCTCCATTTCAGTCCATTCTTTCAGGCTGACCGTAGCCGCTGAACCATCTTTGCGTTCAATATTGACGCCGCAGGGATAGAGGATATTTCTTTTTATATCCTGCCGCAGCGTGTCTAAATCCATCATCAGGACATCTCCGTACAAGTGACCGCCCTCGCTCCGATCCGTATGAAACAGGAAAGCCCTCGCTCCGATGAACTCCGTTGTTAAGATCATTTGATGAAGATCCGCCGTAGAACAATAAGCAAATAAGGCGTCGGAAAGCCACATGTGATTTTTCCCCATGATGGCAATGGAATCAGCCCCGGTATTTGTTGCCAGAGAACGCATATTGAATTCGCATTCTCTAAGAAAATCTCCGGCAAAAATATGGAGTTCATACGCAAAGACGGATAAGTCTGTATCGCGGATTAAATGAATCTGCGGTAGTGATTCCTGATTCAATCAAATTCCTCCTTTCATGTGAAGCAGCTCTTTGACCTGCTCATTTTCCGCAAACGGCTGGCTATCTGTCCCCGCCATTTAATCAATCCCTCCCATCTGCCGGTAGCTGCCCGCCGGCAATCTTGCCGACAATCTCCGGACCGGTTTCATAAATCTGCATGAGGCGTTTTGCTGTGCCGCAAGGCTGTGCAGCTCCGCTGGTCCAAAGACGCACTGTGGATGGGGCAACATTCATCAAAAGCGCAAAGCCCTTTTCGTTCATGTCCAGCTTTTTCATCAGCGATTTAACCATATCGGGGCCGTAGTCTGGACACCGGGAAGCCTCGGCAATCATCTGCAAAGCGGTATTTTCAATTTTTTTCATTTTCAAATCCTCCTGTTATTTGTTTTCCAGCCTTATGCCGGGGCAAAGCTGATCTGGTTGTGTTTCATCCTTTTGGCAAAGTCCGGCATCGAATAATTTACCCCGTCAATTTCTGCATGGGTGTCATCCAGACGATGACAAACAGCAAAGTGCCTGTCCCCGTTTCCATAGAACAGGCAGAGTAAACCATTGTCGGGAATGGAAAACAGCGCTTTTCCGGCGCTGTCTGTAAAGCAGATATGTTGAGATCCATTCATGTTGAAATCCTCCCTAAATTGAAACAGCCGCCTCTTTTGGGCGGCGTTGGTGCTGGCTGGTTTGCAGTTGTTCCCGAACCAGCAGCAATTTCTCATTGTAATCTTTTCCCATCCGGGGAGGGTTGACACTTACCCGGATATGACGGAAACGTTTATCCTCGTGAAGCATGGTCTTGATTTTCCGGGCATTGACAAATCCGGCAAGGTCGTGGTCCATATAAAGGGTAACACGCCGTATCTCCGGGTGGCGTTCCAGGAAAGAAGTCAGCGCCACATGGGAAGTACCGCCCAAAGACAAGCGATAACCATTCCATTTCCATCCCTCCAGCTCTTGAAGTGTCGCATGGGAAAGCGCATCAATAGGAGCTTCAAAGACTGCCACATGCCGGCTGCCCGGACTTTGCGGGGGATAACAAAAGTTATATCCTTTGTCGCTGCCATAGACATCCTTTTTGAGATTGCCGCTGATACTGCGCATACAGGCAAACTTCGCTTTCCCGGAATCATCTTTCCCAACAAACACACAAACCGGTTCTCCATGATACCGGGCTTCGTAAAAAATCCCGGCTTGTAAACACTGGCGAATGACTTCTGAGCTGATCCCCCGTTTCTGCAAATAGAAGACCGCAGCGGTCGCGCAACGTCTGGCCCAGGGGAGAGCGAATGTTTTCTTTTCCGGCTCTTTTGATACCTGTATTTCTGCCGTACTTCGGTAAGCCGGTTCCTGTGGGATTTCGCCACCTACCAGAGCATGAACCGCATCCACAAGACCATATCCCCGAATCTGGATCAGGTAGTCCAGCGCATTGATACTCCGTCCGCGGCTGTTCCAGTACCAGTACCTTTTCCCGGTCACATATACCAGACTGTCATGCTCCTTATGCCGGAAATTAGGTCCATCCTGTTTCAGCACGCCGGGTTCATGGAATTGCAGGTAAGTAAACAAGTCAGCTTCCCGCGCTGCCTGAATCTGTTCTTTGGTTACGCCGGGCATAGTACCGGCACAGTGTTTCTTTTCATTGTGCTTTGCCTCCTTCCTGTGATGAAATGAAAAAAGACACCCAAAGGTGCCTAACAGCCGTACAGGTCGTGATTGACCTCGGCACGGTAATAGCTGTCCATTGTAGCCGGGGCATTATACAGCGCCGCCAGCAGATACGCTTTGATGTTTCCGACCTTCGTTGTGTTCTTGTCGATACAGTCAAAGACATACTCTAAGTGGCCGGAATTGATCTTCAGGAACCGGCTCTTGACGATTTCCCTCGGAAAATCATCTCCGGCAATGCGAATGTAAGGGCGTTTCGACAAAATCACTTCAAGCATAAGTTCAAGGGCTTCATCCAAACGTTCCCTGCCATACCGTAAGACCAGTAAGTCATATTCAATATTTTCTTTGATGATTTCACGATAGGCTTCTATCAGCTCTATCCGATCCATCCCATCCGTGCGGTTTGCCGCTTCCGGCTCTGCCGGATAGATTGATGGATAAGTTATTGATTTATCTTTTTTTGATTTTTTTGTTTTTAATGGATTAGTATTTAATTGTGCCGGATTTTCCTGTTCAGGTTCCGCCTGTTTAGGTTTTGCCTGTTCTGGTTTTACCTGTCTTGGATTTTCCCGTTTAGGTGAAAGCCCTGTGTTTTCGGTACTTACAGGCTGCTCATGGATCGTATATTCAATGTCTCCCAACTGCCCGTTATCATAGCGGAGGCGCTGTCTGGTGAGATAACCATGCCGCTCCAGTTCCTTCAGGGCAGTAGTGATAGAATCCACACCATCCTTGCAGATATGGGCGAGTCCCTTTGTGGTATAATCCCAATCTTCCGGCAGCGACAACATAAGTGATAAAAGCCCCTTTGCCTTTAAGGACAACTCCGTATTGCGCAGATGGTGATTGCTCATTATCGTAAAGTCCTTTGTTTTCTCTACACGGAATACTGCCATTGTACCGCCTCCTTTCTTCGACTATTCCGTTACAAGGCATGATCCCTGCGGTCATAATGGAGATGACCGTCAGAGACCTTCGCATGGTTTTTCAGTTTCACTTCGCCCCGTTCCTGGCTCTCTAAAAATTTCTGATAGCCGGCATCTGTAAGGAACAAGCGCATCTTATCGCCTTTGTCGCCAACAGGGGAATCGTAAGACAATACATCAAAGACGATCATGTGCTTTACTTCTGGATCAAAGCGTTCAAGTGCCATGATGTCATGCCCCTTCAATTTTTCTGCCCCTGATTGTTGTCTGGCCTCGGCGATCTTTTCTCCAATCGTCCGGGCTGGATAGGGCAGACGGTAATTCTTCTGAATATCTTTTACCAAGTCCATGCACTCTGCATTTGACAGAACACGAAGTTTTGCCATAAGACCTTCTGCCGCCTCCCGCTGTTCGGAATTATTTGAATACCGCACGGTCATATAAAGTTCATTCAGGATCTTTGTCTGATAATCGCCCTCCACTTGAAAGAGCAGCTTTTTTTCCATTTCGTTTAATTCCATGTGGATCTCCTTTCTCTCGAAAATGAGTATGAAAAAAGGGCGTCCACCTATAAAAGTGAAACGCCCTTTGGCTTATACACTATTAAATTTTATATACAAAGCAAGTTTGCCGCTGTTATGCCACATTTTGCTGGTATCTCAATGTTACCTTTCCATCCGCCAATACAAGCTTTTCATCTTTGACACGAAAGTTAAAGATACAACAGAATACCTCTTCCTCTAAAAAAACATGGCAATGCACATACTCTTTCTTACTCTGAAAAAAATCGAAAATACTTTCCTGCACAGATGCTATCTTATCTTTTTGATTTCCACACACTTTTTTCAAATTGATCCCCAAAAGTCGATACAGTGTATGCGGAAAATACTCCACAAACAATGCTTCATCTAACTTTTCTTGATAACCACATAAAAACCGTTCCATCTGGCTTTGAACGGAATCAATTTCTTTTCGCTCAAGTTCCATTCCCGGAATTTTTCCAGCCACTTTTTTCAAAGTTGAAAGCAAAATTTCCGGATTTAATGTCGGTTTTAAAATATAATCCACTACCCCATTTAGAAATGTAGCCTTCACATATTCAAATTTATCGTAACTACTCAATATCACAAGCTGCATTTCCGGAAAACGTTTATTTAAAATTTCTGAAAATTCAATTCCATCAAGCACAGGCATCACGATATCTGTGAGTACAATACTCGGTTTTGTCTTTTCAATCACTTCCAAGCCTTCCTGCCCGTTGGAAGCTTCACCGACAATTTGGAAACCTTCCTTTTCCCAATCCAGCATGTGCTTCATTCCTTGACGCATAATAAATTCATCATCAATAATTACCACTTTACAATATTCTGCCATCCTTACACCTCAATCTATAGTCTAAGGACGAAGAATCTTCGACCCTTCGCCCTTTTACCCAACTATATCTTATTATATCACAATTTACTGACATGGAAAGCAATTTCCAAATTTTTATCCGATGGTATCCGATACTGTTCGTGCACCGGTGCTCCCCAGCTGTCATCTCCTCCAACACCCATCTGTTTTGCAAGAATTCGAACCCATGTATAATGTATTTTCGGTAATTCTTCCTGATGTAATGCATTCTCAAGTTCGTACGCGCTATATGGAAGGACGCTGCTCTCAAATGGAATCTCTTCACATGTAAATTGAAGACCCCTGCCATACTCATCTGTCACTTTCAGCCATCTTGTTCCTACACGATTTCCACACTCCTGAGGAATCAGATAATTCGATAAATTTTCTTT comes from Coprococcus phoceensis and encodes:
- a CDS encoding response regulator; its protein translation is MAEYCKVVIIDDEFIMRQGMKHMLDWEKEGFQIVGEASNGQEGLEVIEKTKPSIVLTDIVMPVLDGIEFSEILNKRFPEMQLVILSSYDKFEYVKATFLNGVVDYILKPTLNPEILLSTLKKVAGKIPGMELERKEIDSVQSQMERFLCGYQEKLDEALFVEYFPHTLYRLLGINLKKVCGNQKDKIASVQESIFDFFQSKKEYVHCHVFLEEEVFCCIFNFRVKDEKLVLADGKVTLRYQQNVA
- a CDS encoding DUF3991 domain-containing protein; amino-acid sequence: MPGVTKEQIQAAREADLFTYLQFHEPGVLKQDGPNFRHKEHDSLVYVTGKRYWYWNSRGRSINALDYLIQIRGYGLVDAVHALVGGEIPQEPAYRSTAEIQVSKEPEKKTFALPWARRCATAAVFYLQKRGISSEVIRQCLQAGIFYEARYHGEPVCVFVGKDDSGKAKFACMRSISGNLKKDVYGSDKGYNFCYPPQSPGSRHVAVFEAPIDALSHATLQELEGWKWNGYRLSLGGTSHVALTSFLERHPEIRRVTLYMDHDLAGFVNARKIKTMLHEDKRFRHIRVSVNPPRMGKDYNEKLLLVREQLQTSQHQRRPKEAAVSI
- a CDS encoding helix-turn-helix domain-containing protein, which codes for MKKIENTALQMIAEASRCPDYGPDMVKSLMKKLDMNEKGFALLMNVAPSTVRLWTSGAAQPCGTAKRLMQIYETGPEIVGKIAGGQLPADGRD
- a CDS encoding DUF6017 domain-containing protein, with product MAVFRVEKTKDFTIMSNHHLRNTELSLKAKGLLSLMLSLPEDWDYTTKGLAHICKDGVDSITTALKELERHGYLTRQRLRYDNGQLGDIEYTIHEQPVSTENTGLSPKRENPRQVKPEQAKPKQAEPEQENPAQLNTNPLKTKKSKKDKSITYPSIYPAEPEAANRTDGMDRIELIEAYREIIKENIEYDLLVLRYGRERLDEALELMLEVILSKRPYIRIAGDDFPREIVKSRFLKINSGHLEYVFDCIDKNTTKVGNIKAYLLAALYNAPATMDSYYRAEVNHDLYGC
- a CDS encoding DUF5720 family protein — protein: MELNEMEKKLLFQVEGDYQTKILNELYMTVRYSNNSEQREAAEGLMAKLRVLSNAECMDLVKDIQKNYRLPYPARTIGEKIAEARQQSGAEKLKGHDIMALERFDPEVKHMIVFDVLSYDSPVGDKGDKMRLFLTDAGYQKFLESQERGEVKLKNHAKVSDGHLHYDRRDHAL